A genomic segment from Bradyrhizobium diazoefficiens USDA 110 encodes:
- a CDS encoding universal stress protein: MTYATVMVSLALDQSNEARLQVAGELAERFEAAIVGVAAAQFAPPLYFTDGAAAQGLIDEGEASVRRRLAALEAQFRAATRNRGGHAEWRSAMDFPARFALAQARCADIVVSGGQSPAFSDAFALASPKDLVMQAGRPLLVVPDGANWLDLRSVLVAWKDTPEARRAVADALPMLRKARDVTIAAIPERDDDRSVVMAGVTDVAAWLARHGVTATARVSEAAGDEPAAAQLEQVAGDVGAGLIVAGAYGHSRFRELILGGVTQYLVTQSARSVLLSH, from the coding sequence ATGACATACGCGACCGTGATGGTCAGCTTGGCGCTCGACCAGTCCAACGAGGCGCGTCTTCAGGTCGCGGGCGAGCTCGCCGAGCGATTCGAGGCCGCCATCGTCGGGGTTGCCGCGGCGCAGTTCGCCCCGCCGCTCTATTTCACCGACGGCGCCGCCGCCCAGGGACTGATCGACGAGGGCGAAGCGTCCGTCAGGCGACGGCTGGCGGCTCTGGAGGCGCAATTCCGCGCGGCCACCAGGAATCGCGGCGGGCATGCCGAGTGGCGCAGCGCCATGGATTTTCCGGCGCGATTCGCCCTGGCGCAGGCGCGCTGCGCCGACATCGTCGTCAGCGGCGGGCAGAGCCCGGCCTTCTCCGACGCTTTCGCGCTCGCAAGCCCCAAGGATCTGGTGATGCAGGCCGGCCGCCCGCTTCTCGTCGTCCCCGATGGGGCCAACTGGCTCGACCTGCGCAGCGTGCTGGTGGCCTGGAAGGATACGCCGGAGGCACGGCGGGCGGTGGCGGACGCGCTGCCGATGCTGCGCAAGGCGAGGGACGTCACCATCGCTGCAATTCCGGAGCGCGACGACGACCGCTCGGTTGTGATGGCCGGCGTCACCGACGTTGCCGCCTGGCTCGCCCGTCACGGCGTCACCGCGACCGCGCGCGTCTCGGAGGCTGCGGGAGACGAACCCGCCGCCGCGCAATTGGAGCAGGTCGCCGGCGACGTCGGAGCCGGCCTGATCGTTGCGGGCGCCTATGGACATTCGCGGTTTCGCGAGCTGATCCTGGGAGGCGTCACCCAGTATCTGGTCACTCAATCCGCCCGTAGCGTGTTGCTGTCGCACTGA
- a CDS encoding CBS domain-containing protein — protein MYRFLEQTVDGYMTRNVKTVQRDIDMLELSEMFERDDFNSYPVEDDGQVVGIVTKFDILKCFAFTPSQMLPRYHDLMSRKIGDVMTPEFIYVSPDTRLTRVLQIMVEHRIRSIIVLDGAQKLVGIIAREDVIAALKATARD, from the coding sequence GTGTACAGATTTCTTGAGCAGACCGTCGACGGCTACATGACGCGCAACGTCAAGACGGTGCAACGTGACATCGACATGCTCGAGCTCAGCGAGATGTTCGAGCGCGACGATTTCAACTCCTATCCGGTCGAGGACGACGGACAGGTGGTCGGCATCGTCACCAAGTTCGACATCCTGAAATGCTTCGCCTTCACGCCGAGCCAGATGCTGCCGCGCTATCATGACCTGATGAGCCGCAAGATCGGCGACGTCATGACGCCGGAGTTCATCTATGTCAGCCCCGACACGCGGCTGACGCGCGTGCTCCAGATCATGGTCGAGCACCGCATCAGGAGCATCATCGTGCTCGACGGCGCGCAGAAGCTCGTCGGCATCATCGCCCGCGAGGACGTCATCGCGGCGCTCAAGGCGACCGCGCGCGACTGA
- the ccoN gene encoding cytochrome-c oxidase, cbb3-type subunit I — MSQPSISKSMTIGESGLAVVFAATAFLCVIAAAKALDAPFAFHAALSAAASVAAVFCIVNRYFERPAALPPAEINGRPNYNMGPIKFSSFMAMFWGIAGFLVGLIIASQLAWPALNFDLPWISFGRLRPLHTSAVIFAFGGNVLIATSFYVVQKSCRVRLAGDLAPWFVVVGYNFFILVAGTGYLLGVTQSKEYAEPEWYADLWLTIVWVVYLLVFLATIIKRKEPHIFVANWFYLAFIVTIAVLHLGNNPALPVSAFGSKSYVAWGGIQDAMFQWWYGHNAVGFFLTAGFLAIMYYFIPKRAERPIYSYRLSIIHFWALIFLYIWAGPHHLHYTALPDWTQTLGMTFSIMLWMPSWGGMINGLMTLSGAWDKLRTDPVLRMLVVSVAFYGMSTFEGPMMSIKVVNSLSHYTDWTIGHVHSGALGWVGFVSFGALYCLVPWAWNRKGLYSLKLVNWHFWVATLGIVLYISAMWVSGILQGLMWRAYTSLGFLEYSFIETVEAMHPFYIIRAAGGGLFLIGALIMAYNLWMTVRVGEAEVQMPVALQPAE; from the coding sequence ATGAGCCAGCCCTCCATCTCCAAATCCATGACCATCGGTGAAAGCGGCCTGGCTGTCGTGTTCGCAGCCACCGCCTTCCTCTGCGTGATCGCCGCGGCCAAGGCGCTCGACGCGCCCTTCGCCTTCCACGCCGCGCTCAGCGCGGCGGCGAGCGTGGCGGCGGTGTTCTGCATCGTCAACCGCTACTTCGAGCGCCCGGCGGCGCTGCCGCCGGCGGAGATCAACGGCCGTCCCAACTACAACATGGGGCCGATCAAGTTCTCCTCCTTCATGGCGATGTTCTGGGGCATTGCCGGCTTCCTCGTCGGCCTCATCATCGCCTCGCAGCTGGCCTGGCCTGCGCTGAACTTCGATCTGCCCTGGATCAGTTTCGGCCGCCTGCGTCCGCTGCACACCTCTGCCGTGATCTTCGCCTTCGGCGGCAACGTGCTGATCGCGACATCCTTCTACGTCGTGCAGAAGTCCTGCCGCGTGCGCCTTGCCGGCGATCTCGCGCCCTGGTTCGTCGTGGTCGGCTACAACTTCTTCATCCTGGTCGCGGGCACCGGCTATCTGCTCGGCGTCACCCAGTCGAAGGAATATGCCGAGCCGGAATGGTACGCCGATCTCTGGCTGACCATCGTCTGGGTGGTCTATCTGCTCGTCTTCCTCGCCACCATCATCAAGCGCAAGGAACCGCACATCTTCGTCGCGAACTGGTTCTATCTGGCCTTCATCGTGACGATCGCGGTGCTGCATCTCGGCAACAACCCCGCGCTTCCCGTCTCGGCGTTCGGCTCGAAGTCCTACGTCGCCTGGGGCGGCATCCAGGATGCGATGTTCCAGTGGTGGTACGGCCATAACGCGGTCGGCTTCTTCCTGACCGCCGGCTTCCTCGCCATCATGTACTACTTCATCCCGAAGCGGGCCGAGCGGCCGATCTATTCCTACCGCCTGTCGATCATCCACTTCTGGGCGCTGATCTTCCTCTACATCTGGGCAGGTCCGCACCATCTGCACTACACGGCGCTGCCCGACTGGACGCAGACGCTCGGCATGACCTTCTCGATCATGCTGTGGATGCCCTCCTGGGGCGGCATGATCAACGGCCTGATGACGCTGTCGGGCGCCTGGGACAAGCTGCGCACCGACCCCGTGCTGCGCATGCTCGTGGTCTCCGTCGCCTTCTACGGCATGTCGACCTTCGAAGGCCCGATGATGTCGATCAAGGTGGTCAACTCGCTCAGCCACTACACCGACTGGACCATCGGCCACGTCCACTCCGGCGCGCTGGGCTGGGTCGGCTTCGTCTCCTTCGGCGCGCTGTATTGCCTGGTGCCGTGGGCCTGGAATCGCAAGGGCCTCTACAGCCTGAAGCTCGTCAACTGGCACTTCTGGGTCGCGACCCTCGGCATCGTTCTCTACATCTCGGCGATGTGGGTGTCCGGCATCCTCCAGGGCCTGATGTGGCGCGCCTACACCTCGCTCGGCTTCCTCGAATATTCCTTCATCGAGACCGTCGAGGCGATGCATCCCTTCTACATCATCCGTGCTGCCGGCGGCGGGCTGTTCCTGATCGGCGCGCTGATCATGGCCTACAATCTCTGGATGACCGTTCGCGTCGGCGAGGCGGAAGTCCAGATGCCCGTCGCTCTTCAGCCGGCGGAATGA
- the ccoO gene encoding cytochrome-c oxidase, cbb3-type subunit II, with protein sequence MSFWTRHQVFEKNSIILIVGILLVIAIGGLVEITPLFYLKSTIEKVDGVRPYTPLELAGRNVYVREGCYLCHSQMIRPLRDEVERYGHFSLAAESMFDHPFQWGSKRTGPDLARVGAKYSDDWHVTHLTNPRAIVPQSVMPGYPFLSATEVDPDTIADHMRTLRTVGVPYTDDQIANASADLKAQADPDNAGADAFNKRYAKAVVRNFDGKTGTPTEMDALIAYLQMLGTLVDFKIYNEKANLR encoded by the coding sequence ATGTCGTTCTGGACACGCCACCAAGTCTTCGAAAAGAACTCGATCATCCTGATCGTCGGCATCCTCTTGGTGATCGCGATCGGCGGCCTCGTCGAGATCACTCCGTTGTTCTACCTCAAGAGCACGATCGAGAAGGTCGATGGAGTGAGGCCCTATACGCCGCTGGAGCTCGCCGGCCGCAACGTCTACGTCCGCGAAGGCTGCTATCTCTGCCATTCGCAGATGATCCGGCCGCTGCGCGACGAAGTCGAGCGCTACGGCCACTTCTCGCTGGCCGCCGAGAGCATGTTCGACCATCCGTTCCAGTGGGGCTCCAAGCGCACCGGTCCGGACCTCGCCCGCGTCGGCGCCAAGTACTCCGACGACTGGCACGTCACCCATCTGACCAACCCGCGCGCGATCGTGCCGCAGTCGGTGATGCCGGGATATCCGTTCCTCAGCGCAACCGAGGTCGATCCGGACACCATCGCCGACCATATGCGTACGCTGAGGACCGTCGGCGTGCCCTACACGGACGACCAGATCGCCAACGCGAGCGCCGATCTGAAGGCCCAGGCCGATCCGGACAATGCCGGCGCCGACGCCTTCAACAAGCGCTACGCCAAGGCCGTGGTGCGCAACTTCGACGGCAAGACCGGCACGCCGACCGAGATGGACGCGCTGATCGCGTATCTGCAGATGCTCGGCACGCTGGTCGACTTCAAGATCTACAACGAGAAAGCCAATCTTCGCTGA
- a CDS encoding CcoQ/FixQ family Cbb3-type cytochrome c oxidase assembly chaperone, with amino-acid sequence MKAILTLDNLASGLVTTIWTPVFVAIFLAIIAYAFWPRNKAAFDEAAHLPLREE; translated from the coding sequence ATGAAAGCCATCCTGACCCTCGACAATCTCGCGTCCGGTCTCGTGACCACGATCTGGACGCCGGTGTTCGTCGCGATCTTTCTCGCGATCATCGCCTACGCATTTTGGCCCCGTAACAAGGCTGCGTTCGACGAAGCAGCACACCTGCCGTTGCGGGAGGAGTGA
- the ccoP gene encoding cytochrome-c oxidase, cbb3-type subunit III produces MTDHSEFDSVSGKTTTGHEWDGIKELNTPLPRWWVICFYLTIVWAIGYWIVYPAWPLISSNTTGLFGYSSRADVAVELANLEKIRGDKMAALGAASLADVEKDPALLALARAKGKTVFGDNCAPCHGSGGAGAKGFPNLNDDDWLWGGTLDQIMQTIQFGARSGHAKTHEGQMLAFGKDGVLKGDEIVTVANYVRSLSGLPTRKGYDAAKGEKIFVENCVACHGDGGKGNQEMGAPNLTDKIWLYGSDEAALIETISQGRAGVMPAWEGRLDPSTIKAMAVYVHSLGGGK; encoded by the coding sequence ATGACCGATCATAGCGAATTCGATTCTGTCTCCGGCAAGACGACGACCGGACATGAGTGGGACGGCATCAAGGAGCTCAACACGCCGCTGCCGCGCTGGTGGGTGATCTGCTTCTACCTCACCATCGTCTGGGCGATCGGCTACTGGATCGTGTATCCGGCCTGGCCGCTGATCTCCAGCAACACCACGGGCTTGTTCGGCTACTCCTCGCGCGCCGACGTCGCGGTCGAGCTCGCCAATCTCGAGAAGATCAGGGGCGACAAGATGGCGGCGCTCGGCGCGGCCTCGCTCGCCGACGTCGAGAAGGACCCGGCCCTGCTGGCGCTTGCGCGCGCCAAGGGCAAGACCGTGTTCGGCGACAATTGCGCGCCGTGCCACGGCTCCGGCGGCGCCGGCGCCAAGGGCTTCCCGAACCTGAACGACGACGACTGGCTGTGGGGCGGCACGCTCGACCAGATCATGCAGACCATCCAGTTCGGCGCGCGTTCCGGCCACGCCAAGACGCATGAGGGCCAGATGCTCGCCTTCGGCAAGGACGGCGTGCTGAAGGGTGACGAGATCGTCACGGTCGCCAATTACGTGCGGTCGCTGTCGGGGCTGCCGACCCGCAAGGGTTACGACGCCGCCAAGGGCGAGAAGATCTTCGTCGAGAATTGCGTCGCCTGCCACGGCGATGGCGGCAAGGGCAACCAGGAAATGGGCGCACCGAACCTGACCGACAAGATCTGGCTCTATGGCTCGGACGAGGCTGCCCTGATCGAAACCATCAGCCAGGGCCGCGCCGGCGTCATGCCGGCCTGGGAAGGGCGGCTGGATCCCTCCACCATCAAGGCGATGGCGGTCTACGTCCACTCGCTGGGCGGTGGAAAATAG
- the ccoG gene encoding cytochrome c oxidase accessory protein CcoG produces MNKTVNPKDLTSEDDVGPLYAARKKVYPQSVSGTFRRIKWGLMAFCLGVYYFLPFVRWNRGLGAPSQAVLIDLPNSRFYFFFIELWPQEVYYFTGLLIVAAVALFLMNSIGGRIWCGYLCPQTVWTDLFYAVERLIEGDRRERMKKDKSSDPMKLERISEIVLKHSIWLLIAWWTGGAWVLYFNDAPTLVKELVTFQGPMIAYIWIGILTATTYLLAGYMREQVCTYMCPWPRIQAALTDEWALNVTYRYDRGEKRTSVKKAAELRALGQQVGDCVDCYQCVAVCPTGIDIRNGPQMECIQCGLCIDACDNVMTKIGRPKRLIGYDNDINIHRRQEGKAPIYRIVRARTVVYSAIIAAIGGFMIYTLATRSLLDVNVLHDRNPVAVKLSDGSIRNAYTVRLLNKSGYDRVIAIDANGPANLTVHVIGVDSVTPDRPMIVIPRDSTSELRLLVTAPAETNPEKSIPVRFHVTDIGLGEVASATDNFVAP; encoded by the coding sequence ATGAACAAGACCGTGAACCCGAAAGACCTCACATCGGAAGATGACGTCGGGCCGCTCTACGCAGCCCGCAAGAAGGTCTATCCCCAGAGCGTCTCCGGCACGTTCCGCCGGATCAAATGGGGCCTGATGGCGTTCTGCCTCGGCGTTTACTACTTCCTGCCGTTCGTGCGCTGGAATCGCGGCCTTGGCGCGCCCAGCCAGGCGGTGCTGATCGATCTTCCCAACAGCCGCTTCTATTTCTTCTTCATCGAGCTGTGGCCGCAGGAGGTCTACTACTTCACCGGCCTGCTGATCGTCGCTGCGGTGGCGCTGTTTTTGATGAACTCCATCGGCGGCCGGATCTGGTGCGGCTATCTCTGTCCGCAGACCGTCTGGACCGACCTGTTCTACGCCGTCGAACGCCTGATCGAAGGCGACCGCCGCGAGCGGATGAAGAAGGACAAATCGTCCGACCCGATGAAGCTCGAGCGCATCTCCGAGATCGTGCTCAAGCATTCGATCTGGCTGCTGATCGCCTGGTGGACCGGCGGCGCCTGGGTGCTCTATTTCAACGACGCGCCGACCCTGGTGAAGGAGCTCGTGACCTTCCAGGGGCCGATGATCGCCTATATCTGGATCGGCATCCTCACCGCAACGACCTATCTGCTGGCCGGCTACATGCGCGAGCAGGTCTGCACCTATATGTGCCCGTGGCCGCGGATCCAGGCAGCGCTCACCGACGAATGGGCGCTCAACGTCACCTACCGCTACGACCGCGGCGAGAAGCGCACCTCGGTGAAGAAGGCGGCCGAGCTGCGCGCGCTCGGCCAGCAGGTCGGCGATTGCGTCGATTGCTACCAGTGCGTCGCGGTGTGCCCGACCGGCATCGACATCCGCAACGGACCGCAGATGGAATGCATCCAGTGCGGCCTCTGCATCGACGCCTGCGACAACGTGATGACCAAGATCGGCCGGCCGAAGCGGCTGATCGGCTATGACAACGACATCAACATCCATCGCCGCCAGGAAGGCAAGGCGCCGATCTATCGGATCGTCCGGGCGCGCACCGTGGTCTACAGCGCGATCATCGCGGCCATCGGCGGCTTCATGATCTACACGCTGGCGACGCGCAGCCTGCTCGACGTCAACGTGCTGCACGACCGCAATCCGGTCGCGGTCAAGCTCAGCGACGGCTCGATCCGCAACGCCTACACGGTTCGGCTGCTGAACAAGAGCGGCTACGACCGCGTCATCGCGATCGACGCGAACGGGCCGGCCAATTTGACGGTTCACGTCATCGGCGTCGATTCGGTGACGCCGGACCGTCCGATGATCGTGATCCCCCGCGACTCCACCAGCGAGCTGCGCCTGCTGGTCACCGCGCCGGCGGAGACCAATCCCGAGAAGTCGATCCCGGTTCGCTTCCACGTCACCGATATCGGGCTGGGCGAGGTCGCGTCCGCCACCGACAATTTCGTCGCGCCCTAG
- a CDS encoding FixH family protein → MASKPLTGTKVFLMLVAFFGVVIGVNVTMMKLAIATLPGTDVDSPYAAGLTYDREISAAQDQAARKWKVNAHIERATDGGAVLQVEARDASGQPVSGLKFGGRLERPTDKRADLSVELSEAGIGIYRGNAASVAPGQWDLVIEGEARGTRVFLSRNRVILN, encoded by the coding sequence ATGGCCTCCAAGCCGCTGACCGGAACAAAAGTCTTCCTGATGTTGGTCGCCTTCTTCGGCGTCGTGATCGGTGTCAACGTGACCATGATGAAGCTCGCGATCGCGACGCTGCCCGGCACCGACGTCGACAGCCCCTATGCCGCGGGTCTCACCTATGATCGCGAGATCTCGGCGGCGCAGGACCAGGCCGCGCGCAAATGGAAGGTCAACGCCCATATCGAGCGCGCTACCGATGGCGGCGCCGTGCTTCAGGTCGAGGCACGCGATGCCAGCGGCCAGCCGGTGTCCGGATTGAAGTTCGGCGGCCGGCTCGAGCGGCCGACCGACAAGCGCGCCGATCTTTCGGTCGAGCTCTCGGAGGCAGGCATCGGCATCTATCGCGGCAATGCCGCCTCCGTCGCGCCGGGCCAGTGGGATCTGGTGATCGAGGGCGAGGCGCGGGGGACGCGCGTATTCCTGTCGCGCAACCGCGTGATCCTGAACTGA
- a CDS encoding cation-translocating P-type ATPase codes for MHVTRDFSHYVRTAGEGIKHIDLAVEGVHCAGCMAKIERGLSAIPDVTLARVNLTDRRVALEWKAGTLDPGRFIDRLEELGYKAYPFETESAEVAEVAESRFLLRCLGVAAFATMNVMMLSIPVWSGNVSDMLPEQRDFFHWLSALIALPAAAYAGQPFFRSAWRALSAKTTNMDVPISIGVILALGMSVVETIHHAEHAYFDAAIMLLTFLLVGRFLDQNMRRRTRAVAGNLAALKAETAAKFVGPDEISQVPVAAISPGDIVLLRPGERCAVDGTVIEGRSEIDQSLITGETLYVTAEQGTPVYAGSMNISGTLRVRVSAASEATLLAEIARLLDNALQARSRYMRLADRASRLYAPVVHATALITILGWVIAGASWHDAIVTGVAVLIITCPCALGLAIPTVQTVASGAMFKSGVLLNSGDAIERLAEADHVIFDKTGTLTLPDLEVMNAADIPADIFELAGRLALSSHHPVAAAVAQAAGARSPIVGAVEEAGQGVRADVDGAEIRLGRPSFCGAEALVGDGTRLDPEASIVAFSKGAEKFILWVRQGLRPDAQAVIAALKARNIGIEILSGDREPAVKAAAHALAIPEWRAGVTPADKIARIEELKRRGARVLMVGDGMNDAPSLAAAHVSMSPISAAHLSQATADLVFLGRPLAPVAAAIDSARKALHLMRQNLWLAIGYNVLAVPVAISGVVTPLIAAAAMSGSSILVMLNSLRARSDSREIV; via the coding sequence ATGCACGTCACGCGGGATTTCTCGCACTACGTCCGGACCGCGGGCGAGGGTATCAAGCACATCGATCTCGCGGTCGAGGGGGTTCACTGCGCCGGCTGCATGGCCAAGATCGAGCGCGGATTGTCCGCCATTCCCGACGTCACGCTGGCGCGCGTGAATCTCACCGACCGCCGCGTCGCGCTGGAATGGAAAGCGGGCACGCTCGACCCGGGCCGTTTCATCGACCGGCTCGAAGAGCTCGGCTACAAGGCCTATCCGTTCGAGACCGAGAGCGCGGAAGTGGCCGAGGTCGCCGAATCGCGCTTCCTGCTGCGCTGCCTCGGCGTTGCGGCGTTCGCCACCATGAACGTCATGATGCTGTCGATCCCGGTATGGTCGGGCAACGTCTCGGACATGCTGCCCGAGCAGCGCGACTTCTTCCACTGGCTGTCGGCGCTGATCGCGCTGCCGGCGGCGGCCTATGCCGGCCAGCCGTTCTTCCGCTCCGCTTGGCGCGCGCTGTCGGCCAAGACGACCAACATGGACGTCCCGATCTCGATCGGCGTGATCCTCGCGCTCGGCATGTCCGTGGTCGAAACCATCCACCATGCCGAGCACGCCTATTTCGACGCGGCGATCATGCTGCTGACGTTCCTGCTGGTCGGCCGCTTCCTTGACCAGAACATGCGGCGGCGGACGCGCGCGGTCGCCGGCAATCTCGCCGCGCTGAAGGCGGAGACGGCGGCCAAGTTCGTCGGGCCCGACGAGATTTCACAGGTGCCCGTCGCTGCGATCAGTCCTGGCGACATCGTGCTGCTGCGGCCCGGCGAGCGCTGTGCGGTCGACGGCACGGTGATCGAGGGGCGTTCCGAGATCGACCAGAGCCTGATCACCGGCGAGACGCTCTATGTCACGGCCGAGCAGGGCACGCCGGTCTATGCCGGCTCCATGAACATCTCCGGTACGCTGCGGGTGCGCGTTTCGGCGGCCTCCGAAGCGACGCTGCTCGCCGAGATCGCGCGGCTGCTCGACAACGCGCTCCAGGCGCGCTCGCGCTACATGCGGCTCGCCGACCGCGCCTCGCGGCTCTACGCGCCGGTGGTGCATGCGACCGCGCTCATCACCATTTTGGGCTGGGTCATCGCGGGTGCGTCCTGGCATGATGCGATCGTGACCGGCGTTGCCGTGCTGATCATCACCTGTCCCTGCGCGCTTGGGCTCGCGATTCCGACGGTGCAGACGGTGGCCTCGGGCGCGATGTTCAAGTCCGGCGTGCTGCTCAACTCGGGCGATGCGATCGAGCGGCTGGCGGAAGCCGACCACGTCATCTTCGACAAGACCGGCACGCTGACGCTGCCCGACCTCGAAGTGATGAACGCGGCTGACATTCCCGCCGATATCTTCGAACTCGCCGGCCGCCTCGCGCTGTCGAGCCATCATCCGGTTGCCGCCGCGGTGGCGCAGGCCGCCGGCGCCAGGTCGCCGATCGTCGGCGCGGTCGAGGAGGCCGGGCAGGGTGTGCGCGCAGACGTCGACGGCGCCGAGATCCGCCTTGGCCGTCCGTCCTTCTGCGGCGCCGAGGCGCTGGTCGGCGACGGTACGAGGCTCGATCCCGAAGCCTCCATCGTGGCCTTCAGCAAGGGAGCGGAAAAATTCATCCTTTGGGTGCGTCAGGGCCTGCGTCCGGACGCTCAGGCCGTGATCGCGGCGCTGAAGGCGCGCAACATCGGCATCGAGATCCTCTCCGGCGACCGCGAGCCGGCGGTGAAGGCCGCGGCCCATGCGCTCGCCATTCCGGAATGGCGTGCCGGCGTCACGCCGGCCGACAAGATCGCGCGGATCGAGGAGTTGAAGCGGCGCGGTGCAAGAGTGCTGATGGTCGGCGACGGCATGAACGACGCGCCCTCGCTGGCGGCCGCCCACGTCTCGATGTCGCCGATCTCGGCGGCGCATCTCAGCCAGGCCACCGCCGATCTCGTCTTCCTCGGCCGGCCGCTGGCTCCTGTCGCCGCCGCGATCGATTCCGCGCGCAAGGCGCTGCACCTGATGCGGCAGAACCTCTGGCTTGCCATCGGCTATAACGTCCTCGCGGTGCCGGTTGCGATCAGCGGCGTCGTGACGCCCCTGATTGCCGCTGCCGCCATGAGCGGATCGTCGATCCTGGTCATGCTGAATTCGCTGCGCGCCCGCAGCGACTCGCGGGAGATCGTGTGA
- the ccoS gene encoding cbb3-type cytochrome oxidase assembly protein CcoS, producing the protein MEILVILVPLALMLGGAGLVAFLWSLRSGQYDDLDGAAWRAIADDEPPQEAPVKR; encoded by the coding sequence ATGGAAATCCTGGTCATCCTGGTTCCGCTGGCGTTGATGCTCGGAGGCGCCGGTCTCGTCGCCTTCCTCTGGTCGCTCAGGAGCGGCCAGTACGACGATCTCGACGGAGCGGCGTGGCGCGCGATCGCCGACGACGAGCCGCCGCAGGAAGCGCCGGTCAAGCGCTAG
- a CDS encoding MFS transporter: MTDLSASIKPAAMTMNAHSPGLALRSLVIGLTAFLTVVDLFATQAILPSLARHYGVTPAAMGFAVNASTFGMAIASLVVGFFSPHINRRTGILLSLTLLAVPTSLLAIAPNLGVFTALRIAQGPCMASAFALTLAYLGEQCSAMDAGGAFAAYITGNVASNLVGRLISAAVADGLGLAWNFYFFAALNLAGAALVYFTIRRVQPMHAMTPAGPPLVAMIAHWRNPRLRAAYGIGFCILFAFIGTFTFVNFVLVRPPLSLGMMDLGLVYFVFLPSVVTTLLAGRVASRLGTRPTIWGSLAVAGLGLPLMLAPHLGEVLIGMVLVGVGTFFAQAAATGFVGQAATDNRGVASGTYLACYFCGGLIGTAVLGRLFDSFGWHACVAGVGVALAAAAMLTFALKR; this comes from the coding sequence ATGACCGATCTTTCCGCGTCGATCAAACCGGCCGCGATGACGATGAACGCGCATTCCCCGGGCCTTGCGCTTCGTTCGCTCGTCATCGGCCTCACCGCCTTCCTGACCGTCGTCGATCTCTTCGCGACGCAGGCGATCCTGCCCTCGCTGGCGCGCCATTACGGCGTCACGCCGGCGGCGATGGGCTTTGCCGTCAACGCCAGCACCTTCGGCATGGCGATTGCTAGCCTCGTCGTCGGCTTCTTCAGCCCGCATATCAACCGGCGGACCGGCATCCTGCTCAGCCTCACGCTGCTGGCGGTGCCTACGAGCCTGCTGGCGATCGCGCCAAATCTTGGCGTCTTCACCGCTTTGCGGATCGCGCAGGGCCCGTGCATGGCATCTGCCTTCGCGCTCACCCTCGCCTATCTCGGCGAGCAATGCAGCGCGATGGACGCCGGCGGCGCGTTTGCCGCCTACATCACCGGCAATGTCGCCAGCAACCTCGTCGGCCGGCTGATCTCGGCGGCGGTCGCCGACGGCCTCGGTCTCGCCTGGAATTTCTATTTCTTCGCGGCGCTCAACCTCGCCGGCGCGGCGCTGGTCTATTTCACCATCAGGCGCGTGCAGCCGATGCATGCCATGACGCCGGCGGGCCCGCCGCTTGTCGCCATGATCGCGCATTGGCGCAATCCGCGGCTGCGCGCCGCCTACGGCATCGGCTTCTGCATCCTGTTCGCCTTCATCGGCACCTTCACATTCGTCAATTTCGTGCTGGTCCGGCCGCCGCTGTCGCTCGGCATGATGGATCTGGGCCTCGTCTATTTCGTCTTCCTGCCGTCGGTCGTCACGACGTTGCTCGCCGGCAGGGTGGCCTCGCGGCTCGGGACGCGGCCGACAATATGGGGCTCGCTCGCCGTCGCCGGACTGGGCCTGCCGCTGATGCTGGCACCGCATCTGGGCGAAGTGCTCATCGGCATGGTTCTGGTCGGTGTCGGAACATTCTTCGCGCAAGCCGCCGCGACCGGCTTCGTCGGACAGGCCGCCACCGACAACCGCGGCGTCGCCAGCGGAACCTATCTTGCCTGCTACTTCTGCGGCGGGCTGATCGGCACGGCCGTGCTCGGGCGACTGTTCGACAGTTTCGGCTGGCACGCCTGCGTCGCCGGTGTCGGCGTGGCCCTCGCGGCCGCGGCCATGCTCACATTCGCCCTTAAGCGCTAG